The Lysinibacillus timonensis nucleotide sequence GTTCCGATAAGCTTCTTGCATCCGACTCAATAAAAGTACGCAAATAGCACCGTTCTCCCTCTAATTTAACCACTTGATCACCTTTTTTCTGAAGTAAATTAAAAAACTTTCTCACCATCATTACACCTTACCTGTGCCCTTTCTATAGTGGTTATTTCAGCTTTATAAGAGTTAAGTACTTTTCTTCATTTTTTACCAGTACACTTTCTTTATTCAGATAAGCTAAGTTTGGTTCTTAATAATTATTTTTATATGAGTAATGGTATAGAAATCCCCTACGAATTACCTCTACATTTACCCAATTAATTGTTCCCTCTAATATTTTTATGCGTGCGTAATGTTTATTATTTCCTGGTACTAATATCCAAGGTGCAAAGGAGTTCATGTGCAGGTAATTTTGTCCAAAACCCTTGTAAATAATGAAACTGTTATTCATATGGTTGAGGAGCTGAAATTGAATTAACAACAAAACCCCGTGGATCAAATCTTTTTATGGCTCCGTCTTTTCCAGCAGCATCCATTCCTTCAAAAATGATAATTAACCCTATATTATGTTTAAATATAAATTGTTGTATATTTAATAATGAAAACTGAAGATTTTTTAACTCTTGTTGTCTATTGTCATATTTAATTTAAGATTTTTAATTTTTTCCAACAATTTCACTCCTAATGAAGGGGGTTATTAACATTTTACAAAATTAATATGACATTGGAAATTGTTGTTGAAATTTATTTATATGTATATAATTTTATAGAAAGGAGTGAACATCGATGGGTCGGTTAGTCGCATTACTTATCTCCATAATAGCTGTTGCGATTTTTACCGTTAATGCATTCTGGCTACAATGGAATGGAGCATCATCAATTGAAATAATTAATCGTTTACCAGTTTTATTCACACCTTCTAATTACGTATTCATTTTTTGGATTGTTCTATTTGCTTATCTACTTTTATGGATTTTAAAGTATTATCATCATCGAAACACGAAAGAACAAATTACAATGTTTCAAACGGTATTATTCGTACTAATAGTTATTTTACAAATTGCATCTATAAATAGTTGGCATAGCGAACAATTCATTGCTTCATTAATCCTTCTAGGATTACAGCTCATTTCATTATTTGTACTATATATGACTTATCCATTAGAAAAAAGTTCGATATCTCATCGCTATCCTATAGCAGTATATTTTAGCTGGATACTATTTTTGTTTATTTTAGATATCTGCTATGTATTAGTACATATTCAATGGCACGGTTTTGGTTTAAGTAACGCATTATGGGCTGTATTAATAATGACTTTGGGAAGTGCAATTGTCCTTCATCTTCGTTATCACCATCATGATGTTGCATCTCCTGTCGTATTTATTTGGTGTTATATTGGCATTGCCATATCTAACGGTTTTGATGAATTATTAGTTACTACAGCAGCACTGTTCTTAAGCGGTGTGATGATTGTTGGGATATTGTTTATCAAAAAAAATCCTGTTTCCTCTAAGTAATTTAGAGAAAACAGGATTTTTATTATTCTTCAATTTTTGTAATGATGATTGGTTTATCCTTTGTAACAACAATTGTATGTTCGATTTGAGCAACAAGTGATTTGTCAGGTGTCACAAATGTCCAACCATCACCAGATTCTACAATATGCTCAGCTTTTTCAGAAATGAATGGCTCTACTGCCAATACCATTCCTTCTTTCAAGATGGTAGAATCCCAAGCGTCAAAATAGTTCAATACATGATCTGGAGCTTCGTGTAATGCACGACCAACGCCATGACCAGTTAAGTTCATAATTACATGTAAACCATTATCTTTAGCTTCACGTTCCACTGCTTTTCCTATTTGATTTAACTTAGAACCTGCTTTTACTTTTGTCATTGCACGTTCAAAAGCAGATTTTGCTACTTTACATAATTTTTCCTTTTCATCGTAGCCACTACCAACAACAAATGATATTCCCGTATCTGCAAAGTATCCATTTAGAGAACCAGAAACGTCTACGTTTACTAAATCCCCTTCATTAATAACTCGATCTCCAGGAATACCGTGTGCCACTTCATGATTAACACTTATACATGTATAGCCAGGGAAATCGTATTCCCCTTTAGGTCCTGATATAGCTCCTGCCTCATCGAACATGCGCCCAGCAATATCATCAAGTTCCTTCGTTGTAATTCCTGGTTGTGTTGCCGCCTTCAAAGCATCTCTTATTTCAGCACAAATACGACCGATTTTTTTTAGGGATTCTAATTCTTCTTGTGTTTTAACAATCATTATTTAAACGTTCCTTCCTATACCAATATCTTTATATAATATACCACATTTGTTGTAATCAATTAGGCTGTAACACTTTAAATAAGTTTCAAGAGGGATATTTAACTTTTGCAATCCATCTAGTCCGGAATAGAAGTCGCATTAAATACCAATAATTGTATCAATTACTAAATATCTAATTATTCAATTGGAGGTAATTATATGTTTAACTCGAAATCGTTATCAGCTATAAGTTATTTAAGTATTTTTTTTGCTCCGTTTTTACTTCCTATTATCTTATTTTGCGTATCAAAAGAAAGAGAAGTAAAATATCATGCAAAAAGAGCATCCATATCGCATCTAATCCCTACTATTCTTGGAGCAATTATTTCCTTCTTTGCACTTATGAGTCTGTTTTCATTTAACGGTACTTTATATGATTCGTCCTTTTATGCAAATTTTATGTTTTGGATGTTTCTATATTTTGTTATCTCAATAATTATCGTTATTTGGAACTTAGTTCAGGCAGTTCGTATTTATCGCTAAAAAATTGATGCCCATTACATCAAGTTGTAATGGGCTTAGTTGATTATTTAAGGAGAATGGATGTTTTACTGTACCCTTCTTTTCGCTTCTCGACTTGAAGAATTGCAGGCATGGCTGCTTTTAGTTCGGCTACATGAGAAATAACACCAATCATCCGGCCAGTTTTCTGTAAGTCTATTAACGTGTCAATTGCTTTCATTAGAGATTCTTCATCTAAAGATCCAAAACCTTCATCAATAAACATTGTATCAATTCGTACATTTCCTTGGTAGCTTTGTATTACATCTGCCATCCCCAACGCTAAGCATAACGAGGCATTAAACTTCTCTCCTCCGGATAATGATTTCACATCTCGGGATTGCCCAGTGTAAGTATCATAAACGTCTAAGCTTAGCCCACTCTGTCTACCATGGGATTCTTGTCGGTCAGAACATTGTAAATAAAATTGCCCTTTGGATAAATTTTTTAGTCGAATATTTGCTGCTTCTGTAATTTGTTCTAGATAGCCCATTTGTACATATCGTTCAAAGGAAATTTTTCTATTATTTTGACCGCGTAAAATATTATATAAATCCACGATACGGTAAGAAGAAACTTCAAGTTCTTCAATTTCAGTTGTAATTTTTATTAATTTGTTTAAATAATCTAAACAGATTTCCTTACAATTATTAGATTCGTTTAAGTTTTGATGAGCTCTTTCGTAGTCTCTCTTTAACCCATCTAACTCCTCTTCTAATGCTGACAAATCTACCTTTTCTATATTTTGCAACTGTTCTTTCTCTTTATTTACTTGTTCTGTTAATGAATGCAGAACATTCATGTAGTTTAAATATTGATCATGTAACTGCCTAACTTCTACTTCTGACCGTTTTGCCTTTAAAAACTCTTCAATCGTTTCAAACCCAGAGCCCACAAGAATCTCCATAAATTCACTTTTCAAATTTTTAAATTTTATGGTGGATTCTTCTAATTGTTTCGATGTCATGTTAAGTGTTTCACCATTCGTAAGTACTTCTGTTTGAGCTTGTTGATAGCTTTTTTGCGCATGCTCCCAGGCAGCATATAATTGATCCTTAAGACTCACTGCTTGATTTAATGCAAGCTGTAAATCATGTCGGGTTTTTAAATTATTAGGAATTGATAAACGTTTTTGTTCTAGAATAGTTTGTTGCTGTATTAATTCACTTTTTTTGTCTCGAACTAGTTGATCTAACTGCTTATAATCAAGTTCTAGCTGCTGTTGTTCACTTTCTAATTTTTTAAATTGCTGTTTAAGTTCTGACAGCAATTTATTATCATTTTGTAGTTTAACAACCGTTTCCCTAACCTCATTGAATCTTTCAATCATTTCAGTTTGATTATCTAAAGAAACATTGAAGCTTTGAAGTTCCTTATAAATTTCCTCTAGCTGTGAATTTGCAGTTTTTAAATCAGACTGGCACTCAGCTTTCATTTGTTGTTTTTGATCTAAAATAGCTTTTAATTGTTTCATTTCTTTTTCATCAACAATGTCACTTAGTTCCCGATGTGTAACATGGTGTTCTCTACTTCCACATACGGGACAAGGAGTTCCTGGGCTTAAGCTGGAAGCTAATAAAGCTGCCTGGTTACTAAGCCAGTTTGCTTCTGTTTGATCATATACTTGTTTTGCTTTTTCATATAATCTAACGGTATCTTGGAACTGTTCGTTTAATAGTAGAATTTCCTTTTGTGTTTTATTATAACGTTCTATTGCTTGAACTATTTCTTTTAAATTTGCTTGTTCTACCATTAATAGTGGAAGTTGCTCTAGTGTCAATTCCAATTGTTCAATTGAGGCTTCAATCGAAGCTTTATTGTTTTTCTTTTGCAAAATTTTTGTTTCTAAATTATTTACATGTTCTTGTAATTGGTTATTTTGATTGCTAATAGTGTTTACTCTCTTCACTTGGTTGTCTATTTCTTCGAAGATAGGAATTAGCTTTTCCAATTCATTGACATGCTTAAATGCTTCATCGCGCTTGTCTTGCTTATGTTTTTCAATATCGAAATACTTTTTTTGTTCTTCTAGGTTTATTTTTGATATTTCATACTGCTTATTAACTTCTACAAGTTTTGCCCTTTGTTGTTGCACTTCTCTTTCAAGCAAAATTAACTGTTTATAAACTGGGTCAATCTGACTTGCCTTTATTGCGATATCATACTCCATTTTCATTTTCTCGAAATACTGTTTCTTACTTGCTATTTCAAACAGTTTCTTTTGATTTTGTTCGTATGCATCAATACGCTCATTTAATGATTTATGAGCAACATAGTCATTATATTTTTGTTGGTGCAATTCAAACGCTCTTTTGTAAAGTTCTCTATCTTCAATTATTTTTTGCTCATAAAATTGAAGCTCGTTCTCTAGTGCTGTTTGAATTTGATTGATATTAGAATTTTTATCAAGTGTGGTAAATAAAATAGATTCGCGATTAGGTAAAGCACCTGACAGTTGTTCTAAGTAACTATTTTTCATAACCCTTGCTTCAGTTAACCTTTGTTCAGCATGTTGCTTTTTCTTTTCTAGTTTAAGGGCCATATCTCCATAACGATTTGTTTTAAAAATCTTACGAAGGATTTCTTCTTTATTTTCAGTTTGTGAAGTAAGAAGCTTGCGAAACTCCCCCTGTGGTAACATCACAATTTGGCTAAATTGGTCATATGTTAAGCCAATTAATTCTTCGATTTTATGGTTGATGTCTGTTACCTTTTGACGTTCTACTACAGCTACTTCCTCATTGGTTGGTAAAACCTCATAAAATTCATATTTTTCACCAGTAGCGGTTTTCCTTCCCTTTTTAACATGACCCATCTGACGTAAGATACGATAGTTTTTTTGTCCAAGTTCAAAAACTAGCTCAACAGATGTGTGAACGTCATCATCTGCAAAATCACTTCTCAACATCTTCGTATCTTTTCGATCCGACCCACTACCTTGTCCATATAACGCAAAGCATAATCCATCAAAAATCGTTGTTTTGCCAGCACCTGTTGCACCAGATATAACAAAAAGGCGGTTGTCATGAAGCTTAGTAAAGTCAATGACTTCCTCATTTTTATATGGCCCAAACGCACGCATTGTTAACTTAATAGGCTTCATTTAACCACCACCATCTCTTTACTTTCTCTCTCATCAGCTAACATTTCGTCTAATACTTCTTGGAATAATTGTTGTGTTTCTAGAGAAGGCTCAGTTCCTGAAATTTCTTTATAAAATGCGTTAAATAAGCTGAAATCATCTAGCTGATTTCTAGATGTAATTTCTTCTGCAGTTAAATTGTTCTGAATACGAAGTGACTTTCGTTCTACATGCATTGCGTTTGGATACACAGTACGGATTTGTTCCATTGCTGAGACAACTGGTGTAAGATCCGTTAACCGAACAAAGACATAATCTTCACTAGCTTCATGTTTTAATATATCTTGCATTGTTCCTTCTACTAGTCTTAAATCTCTTTTTGGTGTAAAGATTCTCTTTGAAACTGTAGCTTGTCCATTTTTGTCTAAGTCTACTATAAGGAATCCTTTTTCGTGATTCGCTTCTGAGGAAGAGTATTTTAAAGGTGAACCCGAATAACGGATAGTTTCATTCAATACATAGTGTGCTCTATGTAGGTGGCCCAAAGCTGTATAATGGAAGGGGTTGAAATGCTCTGCACTTACATATTCAGAACCTCCAATTGCAAGTGGTCGCTCTGATTCGCTCGTATTCTCTTCAGCTTCTCCATGAGGTGTTACAAAAGCATGACCTATAAAGACATGTCTTTTCGTTATATCCATTTTTTCTTCTATTGCGTCAATTACTTTCTTCATCGCATCATTGAAGTTCGATATTGAATCATCATTGTATAAATGTTTGACAATTGAAGGTTCCGCAAAAGGAACTAAATAAAAATGGACCTCTCCAAATTCATCATTTAGTATAATTGGTTGAATATTTTCTTTTAGTTCACCTTCAATAAAAAGCCCGCTTGTTTTTAATAGCTGTTGACCAAATCCAACACGTGTTGGACTATCATGGTTTCCTGCAATACTAAGTACAGGGACTTTTTTCTTAAGCACAATATCAGCTAGGACATTATCGAGCAAATTAACAGCTTCTACTGGAGGAACTGCGCGATCATATAAATCACCTGCAATGATAACAACATCAGGCTTTTCTTCATCAATCGCTTGTAAAAACTGATTTAGAACATATTCTTGGTCTTCTGTCATATACACACCTTGTACGAGCTTTCCTAAATGCCAATCTGCAGTATGAAATATTTTCATCCTCTTACCTCCTGTATTATCGTAATGATATTCTATCAATATTTGAGTACAAAAACCACCTTTAACGTACAAATGTTCGCATTTTAATCTAAATAAAATATTACCAACTTTGTAATGTAACATTCCATTATAAATATAAAATAAAATTGAGAATGCCTGGGTAAAATAAAAACGCAAAAATGCTGTAAAAACAACATTTTTACGTTTTAGTTTTAATCATCAAGGATACCTATCTATCTAGTTCTATTTTAAAATGCCCAATTACCATTCCGGAAAATTGGAAGAGTACAGCCATCTGGAAGTATACCGTCAATCTCCATTTCAGGACCACCAATCATAAAATCTTCATGAGTTATCGATTTATTTATTCCTAAAGAATCGAATTGGCTTTCTTCTATATTACGGCCACCTTCATAACAAGTAGGGTACGCTTCACCTATTGCTAAATGATTTGATGCATTTTCATCAAACAACGTATTGTAATATAAAATACCTGAAGTTGAAATTGGTGACTGATGCGGAACTAATGCCACTTCACCTAAATAGCATGAATTTTCATCAGCTGTAACTAATTCATGTAGGAGATCATTACCAACCTTCGCCTCAGCTTTTACTATTTTTCCATTTTCAAATGTCAATGTAAATTGATCTATGATGTTCCCTTGATAAACGAGTGGTTTCGTGTTCGTTACATAGCCATTGACACCATATTTAGAGGGTAAAGTAAATACCTCTTCGGTAGGCATATTTGCAATGAAGGTCGTACCATCAGGTGTTTT carries:
- the map gene encoding type I methionyl aminopeptidase, which encodes MIVKTQEELESLKKIGRICAEIRDALKAATQPGITTKELDDIAGRMFDEAGAISGPKGEYDFPGYTCISVNHEVAHGIPGDRVINEGDLVNVDVSGSLNGYFADTGISFVVGSGYDEKEKLCKVAKSAFERAMTKVKAGSKLNQIGKAVEREAKDNGLHVIMNLTGHGVGRALHEAPDHVLNYFDAWDSTILKEGMVLAVEPFISEKAEHIVESGDGWTFVTPDKSLVAQIEHTIVVTKDKPIIITKIEE
- a CDS encoding DUF4870 domain-containing protein; amino-acid sequence: MFNSKSLSAISYLSIFFAPFLLPIILFCVSKEREVKYHAKRASISHLIPTILGAIISFFALMSLFSFNGTLYDSSFYANFMFWMFLYFVISIIIVIWNLVQAVRIYR
- a CDS encoding AAA family ATPase, whose product is MKPIKLTMRAFGPYKNEEVIDFTKLHDNRLFVISGATGAGKTTIFDGLCFALYGQGSGSDRKDTKMLRSDFADDDVHTSVELVFELGQKNYRILRQMGHVKKGRKTATGEKYEFYEVLPTNEEVAVVERQKVTDINHKIEELIGLTYDQFSQIVMLPQGEFRKLLTSQTENKEEILRKIFKTNRYGDMALKLEKKKQHAEQRLTEARVMKNSYLEQLSGALPNRESILFTTLDKNSNINQIQTALENELQFYEQKIIEDRELYKRAFELHQQKYNDYVAHKSLNERIDAYEQNQKKLFEIASKKQYFEKMKMEYDIAIKASQIDPVYKQLILLEREVQQQRAKLVEVNKQYEISKINLEEQKKYFDIEKHKQDKRDEAFKHVNELEKLIPIFEEIDNQVKRVNTISNQNNQLQEHVNNLETKILQKKNNKASIEASIEQLELTLEQLPLLMVEQANLKEIVQAIERYNKTQKEILLLNEQFQDTVRLYEKAKQVYDQTEANWLSNQAALLASSLSPGTPCPVCGSREHHVTHRELSDIVDEKEMKQLKAILDQKQQMKAECQSDLKTANSQLEEIYKELQSFNVSLDNQTEMIERFNEVRETVVKLQNDNKLLSELKQQFKKLESEQQQLELDYKQLDQLVRDKKSELIQQQTILEQKRLSIPNNLKTRHDLQLALNQAVSLKDQLYAAWEHAQKSYQQAQTEVLTNGETLNMTSKQLEESTIKFKNLKSEFMEILVGSGFETIEEFLKAKRSEVEVRQLHDQYLNYMNVLHSLTEQVNKEKEQLQNIEKVDLSALEEELDGLKRDYERAHQNLNESNNCKEICLDYLNKLIKITTEIEELEVSSYRIVDLYNILRGQNNRKISFERYVQMGYLEQITEAANIRLKNLSKGQFYLQCSDRQESHGRQSGLSLDVYDTYTGQSRDVKSLSGGEKFNASLCLALGMADVIQSYQGNVRIDTMFIDEGFGSLDEESLMKAIDTLIDLQKTGRMIGVISHVAELKAAMPAILQVEKRKEGYSKTSILLK
- a CDS encoding exonuclease SbcCD subunit D, with protein sequence MKIFHTADWHLGKLVQGVYMTEDQEYVLNQFLQAIDEEKPDVVIIAGDLYDRAVPPVEAVNLLDNVLADIVLKKKVPVLSIAGNHDSPTRVGFGQQLLKTSGLFIEGELKENIQPIILNDEFGEVHFYLVPFAEPSIVKHLYNDDSISNFNDAMKKVIDAIEEKMDITKRHVFIGHAFVTPHGEAEENTSESERPLAIGGSEYVSAEHFNPFHYTALGHLHRAHYVLNETIRYSGSPLKYSSSEANHEKGFLIVDLDKNGQATVSKRIFTPKRDLRLVEGTMQDILKHEASEDYVFVRLTDLTPVVSAMEQIRTVYPNAMHVERKSLRIQNNLTAEEITSRNQLDDFSLFNAFYKEISGTEPSLETQQLFQEVLDEMLADERESKEMVVVK